One Fusarium falciforme chromosome 12, complete sequence DNA window includes the following coding sequences:
- a CDS encoding NmrA domain-containing protein translates to MQNYATIMRPQSSPDKDGSYVIARPLRPSTKLPLVDIAGDTGKFVAAILAQLDIFQGKTFSGATRLYSMEEQAAIISVATGKGVKYLEVSQDVYRSFLPPTAQDELLQMMLYQQEFGYYGPHTEAEIAWSVENARGNPTSFEAFLSTHLLMLE, encoded by the coding sequence ATGCAAAACTATGCCACAATCATGCGACCCCAGTCCAGCCCAGACAAAGACGGATCGTATGTCATCGCTCGCCCGCTTAGGCCGTCTACCAAACTTCCGCTGGTTGACATTGCCGGAGATACCGGAAAGTTTGTGGCAGCGATCCTTGCCCAACTGGACATATTCCAAGGTAAAACATTCTCGGGCGCGACGAGGCTATACTCGATGGAGGAGCAGGCTGCAATCATCAGCGTCGCAACAGGCAAAGGTGTCAAATACCTCGAGGTATCGCAGGACGTTTACAGGTCTTTCTTGCCACCAACGGCGCAGGATGAGTTGCTTCAGATGATGCTCTATCAGCAAGAGTTTGGGTACTATGGACCTCACACTGAGGCCGAAATCGCCTGGTCTGTCGAGAATGCAAGAGGGAATCCCACAAGCTTCGAAGCATTCCTGAGCACACATCTCCTCATGCTGGAATAA